One stretch of Desulfocurvibacter africanus subsp. africanus DSM 2603 DNA includes these proteins:
- a CDS encoding TIGR01777 family oxidoreductase gives MRERIIITGGTGFVGSALTRHLYAAGYDVVVVARNAAKVIDMFEGKVSAASWNGMGFTNWEHFIDGALAVINLAGENIGGGRWTSTRKQRILDSRVLAGQTVAEAVAKVARKPKVVIQASAVGYYGNTGARPVDESEPSGEGFLAKVCRQWEHSSQSVEDLGVRRIIIRSGLVLGQGGILPKMAKPFLYYLGGAPGGGEQMVSWVHLEDEIRAILFLLENEQAVGAFNLTAPNAVKMKTFYAELGRMLGKPSWLNVPKGLLRAALGEMADELVLVSQNVVPRKLTELGFNFHFPDVTAALTEILGQR, from the coding sequence ATGCGTGAACGCATCATTATAACCGGCGGAACGGGTTTTGTCGGCTCAGCGTTGACTCGGCACCTGTATGCTGCTGGGTACGACGTCGTCGTTGTGGCCCGCAATGCGGCCAAAGTCATCGACATGTTCGAAGGCAAAGTTTCGGCCGCTTCCTGGAACGGCATGGGTTTCACCAACTGGGAGCACTTCATTGACGGTGCCCTGGCGGTGATCAACTTGGCCGGAGAAAATATCGGAGGAGGGCGCTGGACCTCCACTCGCAAGCAGCGCATCCTGGACAGCCGCGTCTTAGCCGGTCAAACGGTGGCTGAAGCCGTGGCCAAGGTTGCGCGCAAGCCCAAGGTGGTCATACAGGCTTCGGCCGTGGGCTATTACGGTAATACCGGAGCGCGCCCCGTGGATGAGTCAGAACCATCGGGCGAGGGTTTCCTGGCCAAGGTATGCCGTCAATGGGAGCATTCATCTCAATCGGTGGAAGATCTCGGAGTACGCAGGATCATCATCCGCTCGGGCTTGGTATTGGGACAGGGTGGCATTCTGCCCAAGATGGCCAAGCCTTTCCTCTACTACCTCGGGGGAGCGCCCGGCGGGGGAGAGCAGATGGTTTCCTGGGTGCATCTGGAGGACGAGATACGGGCCATATTGTTCCTGTTGGAGAACGAGCAGGCTGTTGGCGCCTTCAACCTCACCGCTCCCAATGCCGTAAAGATGAAGACCTTTTATGCGGAGTTGGGCCGCATGCTGGGCAAGCCCTCATGGCTGAATGTGCCCAAAGGCCTGCTTCGTGCTGCTCTTGGGGAAATGGCTGACGAGTTGGTTCTTGTCAGCCAGAACGTGGTACCCCGCAAGCTGACCGAACTCGGCTTCAATTTCCATTTCCCGGATGTTACTGCGGCCCTGACCGAAATACTTGGCCAGCGGTAG
- a CDS encoding sensor histidine kinase NtrY-like, whose product MATDPILVSNVDMRERRKRQRELWLAMGAVLFIAVLSWVELRFIGVNSYLFLVLFNFNFILLLIILGIVLRNVVKLVLERRRKVLGSRLRTRMVLSFVSLSLVPTLLMFLVSVKFVQTSVDFWFKAQVENSMEQALEVGQAFYSSSRERLASRAGHVLSEIRSREYAWGGKAMETFMREKAKEYNLSLVGVLTPEGKEQNWIFDKVWKDAWPDARATFNLKRLSEDPVYWSSMLTSRGADMVVGIMPVDGGKTGWLVLGETIGQGLMFKLDQIVRGVDEFKKLRTLKYPLKVALYMSLGVMTALIILASIYFGFRMAKELSAPVQALAVGTQRIARGDLGVRLEDQSDDELGFLVQSFNRMAMDLEQSQDRLKKANIRLGQQNRELEDRGRYMEAVLNNITAGVISLDREGHISTVNKAAQAMLGLDRGEVAGKSPLELLKGEYAELVREVLTQLQTGGPTAQWQRQISIRLAGRDLKYLVNVVLLRTDEGGEAGLVAVFEDVAEMEKMQRMAAWREVARRIAHEIKNPLTPIKLSAQRLERKYAAQIEDPVFRESTGMIVRQVEHLQQMVTEFSSFAKLPEVALKKGRLQPLVNELAAMFRNSHRGITWEVHVDDELPELRYDPEGMRRVLMNILSNCAEVLEGRPEPKVEIRVSHDKILKLAIIEIGDNGPGLTEEERSRLFEPYFSRKKGGTGLGLTIVRSIITDHKGFVRVRPNKPEGTVMVIELLTQ is encoded by the coding sequence ATGGCCACCGACCCAATTCTCGTCAGCAACGTTGACATGCGGGAGCGCAGAAAGCGACAACGCGAGCTGTGGCTGGCAATGGGTGCCGTGCTGTTCATCGCGGTTCTGAGTTGGGTCGAGCTTCGGTTCATCGGGGTTAACTCTTATCTCTTTCTCGTCCTCTTCAATTTCAATTTCATTCTTCTGCTCATAATTCTGGGTATTGTGCTCAGGAATGTGGTCAAGCTGGTCCTGGAGCGCCGACGCAAGGTACTCGGCTCCAGACTACGCACGCGCATGGTTTTGTCTTTTGTCTCCCTGTCCCTGGTGCCGACGCTGCTTATGTTCCTGGTTTCGGTCAAATTCGTGCAGACCTCGGTGGACTTCTGGTTCAAGGCCCAAGTGGAGAACTCCATGGAGCAGGCCCTGGAAGTAGGGCAGGCCTTCTATTCATCGAGTCGGGAACGCTTGGCCAGTCGGGCCGGACACGTGCTGAGCGAGATCAGGTCGAGGGAGTACGCCTGGGGCGGCAAGGCCATGGAAACTTTCATGCGCGAGAAGGCCAAGGAGTACAATCTGAGCCTGGTGGGTGTACTCACGCCGGAGGGCAAGGAGCAAAACTGGATTTTCGATAAGGTCTGGAAGGACGCTTGGCCTGATGCCCGTGCCACCTTCAATCTCAAGCGCCTCTCCGAGGACCCTGTATACTGGTCCTCAATGCTCACCAGTCGCGGTGCCGACATGGTCGTGGGCATCATGCCGGTGGACGGCGGCAAAACCGGCTGGCTGGTGCTTGGCGAGACCATCGGCCAGGGGCTCATGTTCAAGCTGGATCAGATCGTGCGCGGTGTGGACGAGTTCAAAAAGTTGCGCACCCTCAAATACCCGCTCAAGGTTGCCCTGTACATGAGCCTGGGCGTCATGACCGCGCTTATTATCCTTGCGTCCATTTATTTCGGTTTTCGTATGGCCAAGGAACTGTCGGCTCCGGTGCAGGCTCTGGCCGTGGGCACCCAGCGCATCGCCCGCGGCGATCTGGGCGTGCGACTGGAGGATCAATCCGACGACGAGCTGGGTTTTCTCGTGCAGTCTTTCAACCGCATGGCCATGGACCTGGAGCAGAGCCAGGACAGGCTAAAAAAAGCCAACATCCGTCTGGGCCAACAAAACCGCGAGTTGGAGGACCGTGGACGGTACATGGAAGCCGTGCTCAACAACATTACGGCCGGGGTCATCTCGCTGGACCGCGAAGGCCATATCAGCACTGTGAACAAGGCTGCCCAGGCCATGCTCGGCCTGGATCGAGGCGAGGTCGCGGGCAAGAGTCCCCTGGAGCTGCTCAAAGGCGAGTACGCCGAACTCGTGCGCGAGGTTCTCACTCAGTTGCAGACCGGCGGGCCCACTGCACAGTGGCAGCGTCAGATTAGCATCCGCCTTGCCGGACGTGATCTGAAATATCTTGTCAATGTGGTGCTGCTGCGCACGGACGAAGGTGGGGAAGCCGGCCTTGTTGCGGTGTTCGAGGATGTGGCCGAAATGGAGAAGATGCAGCGCATGGCGGCTTGGCGCGAGGTAGCCAGGCGCATCGCCCATGAAATCAAGAATCCACTTACACCGATCAAACTTTCAGCGCAGCGCCTGGAGCGCAAGTACGCAGCTCAGATAGAGGATCCGGTCTTCCGTGAGTCCACTGGAATGATCGTTCGTCAGGTCGAGCATTTGCAACAAATGGTCACTGAGTTCTCTTCTTTTGCCAAGCTGCCGGAAGTGGCATTGAAGAAAGGGCGTTTGCAGCCGTTGGTGAACGAATTGGCCGCCATGTTCCGCAACAGCCACCGGGGGATCACCTGGGAGGTGCATGTCGATGATGAGCTTCCCGAACTGCGCTACGATCCCGAGGGCATGCGTCGCGTGCTCATGAACATTCTAAGCAATTGCGCCGAGGTGCTCGAAGGTCGGCCTGAGCCTAAAGTCGAGATTCGGGTTTCGCATGACAAGATCCTTAAGTTGGCCATCATCGAGATCGGCGATAATGGCCCAGGACTGACCGAGGAGGAACGGTCCAGGCTCTTCGAGCCGTATTTCTCACGCAAGAAAGGCGGCACCGGCCTAGGCCTGACCATTGTGCGTTCCATCATCACGGATCACAAAGGCTTCGTGCGCGTGCGCCCCAATAAGCCTGAAGGCACGGTTATGGTCATTGAGCTTCTGACCCAATGA
- a CDS encoding DUF4390 domain-containing protein, producing the protein MFPPRGHARAVFWQTLVLGLAFALTLACPDRSLAQELVLSNLVVDNQAGEILVRFGVEVEGSDRVAGILKEGESLGLSCSVSLLRERSLWIDQTVYSADLDLFLRYDPLSKQFTAELPGSESPMAHADLAVLLSKAWSEITLDLGPWKDLSRGKDYRLMLEISLNRLDVPIWLKKPLFFWDWEAAPTTHYQLEFTY; encoded by the coding sequence ATGTTCCCGCCCAGGGGACACGCGCGTGCAGTATTCTGGCAAACCTTGGTTTTAGGCTTGGCCTTTGCGCTGACGCTCGCTTGTCCCGATCGCAGTCTTGCCCAGGAACTAGTGCTGAGCAACCTTGTGGTCGATAATCAAGCCGGCGAGATTCTGGTCCGTTTCGGCGTGGAAGTCGAGGGCTCGGATCGTGTCGCCGGCATCCTTAAGGAAGGCGAGTCCCTTGGGCTCTCCTGTTCGGTGTCGCTTCTGCGCGAACGTTCACTCTGGATTGATCAAACCGTATATTCGGCCGACCTGGACCTTTTTCTGCGTTATGATCCTCTAAGCAAGCAATTCACGGCGGAACTGCCGGGCAGCGAGTCGCCGATGGCCCATGCAGATCTGGCCGTGCTCCTGTCCAAAGCCTGGTCGGAAATCACTCTTGATCTCGGGCCATGGAAAGACCTGTCACGCGGCAAGGACTACAGGCTCATGCTCGAGATCAGTCTGAACAGGCTGGACGTGCCTATCTGGCTCAAGAAGCCGCTGTTCTTTTGGGATTGGGAAGCCGCGCCGACCACACACTACCAGCTTGAATTCACATACTGA
- a CDS encoding 23S rRNA (pseudouridine(1915)-N(3))-methyltransferase RlmH, whose protein sequence is MRRVRCIVVGKLKAPHFREAVEFYNTRVSRYYPLEIVVLKDAPKALAPMAKASHEGQAILGKLTSQDRPICLDERGKALTSRQFAATVGHWIEDPGSQPCFIIGGAFGLSDAVRGSCAASLALGPMTMSHELARVVLLEQLYRAAAILHGHPYHHD, encoded by the coding sequence GTGAGACGCGTTCGTTGCATCGTCGTGGGCAAGCTGAAAGCCCCTCACTTCAGGGAAGCCGTTGAATTTTATAATACGCGCGTTTCGCGCTATTATCCATTGGAAATAGTTGTGCTCAAGGATGCTCCGAAAGCGTTGGCCCCCATGGCAAAGGCCAGTCACGAGGGCCAGGCCATCTTGGGCAAGCTGACTTCCCAGGACAGGCCCATTTGCCTGGACGAACGCGGCAAGGCCCTGACCTCACGCCAATTTGCCGCGACCGTGGGCCATTGGATCGAGGACCCCGGTAGTCAGCCTTGTTTCATCATTGGCGGAGCTTTCGGCCTGTCCGACGCGGTCCGCGGCAGCTGCGCCGCGAGCCTGGCTCTTGGACCCATGACCATGTCCCACGAACTGGCGCGCGTCGTACTTCTGGAGCAGCTATACCGGGCCGCGGCGATACTGCACGGTCACCCCTATCACCATGATTAG
- a CDS encoding 16S rRNA (guanine(527)-N(7))-methyltransferase RsmG: protein MQRSHHQAGNPPQSASHSEPDSRQLTEAAAALGRSLDADQAGKLALYLGLLVEWNKRMNLVGASSWREVLSRLVMDSWHLADHLAELPLPAEPRSLDLGAGAGLPGIPLRIFWNSGEYRLVEIREKRTIFLRVAVAKLDLPRTFVLRSRVENLGADALPADLVLGRAFKPWPEYLELVRPMLAPGGFVVVFANEAPPEGAGKDQGFRLDRVTPYTTGGGQRYFWTFTPDSASR, encoded by the coding sequence ATGCAACGTTCGCATCATCAGGCGGGTAATCCGCCGCAATCAGCCTCACATTCAGAGCCGGACTCGCGGCAACTGACCGAAGCGGCTGCGGCCTTGGGTCGCTCGCTCGATGCTGACCAGGCCGGGAAGCTTGCGCTCTATCTGGGCCTGCTGGTTGAATGGAACAAGCGCATGAATCTCGTGGGCGCTTCAAGTTGGCGGGAAGTGCTTTCCCGCCTGGTGATGGACAGTTGGCATCTGGCCGACCATCTCGCGGAGTTGCCTTTGCCCGCCGAGCCTCGCAGTCTGGACTTGGGGGCAGGGGCCGGGCTGCCTGGCATCCCGCTACGCATTTTCTGGAATTCGGGCGAGTACCGCCTGGTGGAGATTCGTGAAAAGCGCACCATCTTTTTGCGTGTGGCCGTAGCCAAGCTGGACTTGCCGCGAACGTTTGTCCTGCGTTCCAGGGTCGAGAATCTTGGCGCGGACGCTCTGCCAGCGGATCTGGTCCTGGGGCGGGCTTTCAAGCCCTGGCCGGAATACCTGGAGCTGGTGCGGCCCATGCTAGCGCCGGGCGGCTTTGTCGTGGTCTTCGCCAACGAGGCTCCACCCGAAGGCGCGGGCAAGGACCAGGGCTTCAGGTTGGACAGAGTGACGCCGTACACGACAGGTGGCGGACAGCGTTACTTCTGGACCTTCACGCCGGATAGTGCTTCCAGGTAG
- a CDS encoding ACP S-malonyltransferase, whose product MQFIGKQAVLFPGQGSQEKGMGRALAESGKEFMDVWKIAERISGHALREIFWDGEEKDMADTRILQPGLTAVNLTFWLKARPKLDPLCVAGHSLGEFAALFAAQALSLEDTLELVSIRGRLMSEAGDGKGAMAAILKLDEQAVETVVAQAAQQTGKELRIANYNTPLQFVISGNKDAVAVANELVKEAKGRAVPLAVSGAFHSPLMAPAAAELAKALRKADIRSPKIPVIFNVTAGDETDPEAVRGLMGQQMTSSVLWIKTIRHQYDMGARTFVELGPKGVLTRMLKPILDDRDGFEGLSVANLEQVEAL is encoded by the coding sequence GTGCAATTCATTGGCAAACAAGCCGTGCTCTTTCCGGGTCAAGGATCACAGGAAAAAGGCATGGGCCGCGCCCTGGCCGAATCCGGCAAGGAATTCATGGACGTCTGGAAGATCGCCGAGCGGATCTCCGGCCACGCCCTGCGCGAGATATTTTGGGATGGCGAAGAAAAGGACATGGCCGATACGCGAATACTCCAGCCAGGTCTGACAGCCGTGAACCTGACCTTCTGGCTCAAGGCCCGACCAAAGCTGGACCCGCTTTGCGTTGCCGGCCACAGTCTGGGCGAATTCGCGGCACTTTTCGCGGCCCAGGCGCTCTCGCTGGAAGACACCCTGGAGCTTGTGTCCATCCGTGGACGGCTTATGAGCGAAGCAGGTGACGGCAAAGGAGCCATGGCAGCCATTCTCAAGCTGGACGAGCAGGCCGTGGAAACCGTCGTGGCCCAGGCAGCGCAACAAACTGGCAAGGAACTGCGTATCGCCAACTACAATACGCCCCTGCAGTTTGTCATCAGCGGCAACAAGGACGCCGTGGCCGTGGCGAATGAACTGGTCAAGGAGGCCAAGGGCCGGGCCGTCCCCCTGGCCGTGAGCGGCGCCTTCCATAGCCCGCTCATGGCTCCCGCTGCGGCCGAACTGGCCAAGGCCTTGCGCAAGGCGGACATCCGCAGCCCCAAGATCCCCGTGATCTTCAACGTCACTGCAGGCGACGAGACCGATCCCGAAGCTGTCCGCGGCCTCATGGGCCAGCAGATGACCTCCAGCGTCCTGTGGATCAAAACCATCCGGCACCAGTATGATATGGGTGCGCGGACCTTCGTGGAGTTGGGTCCCAAGGGCGTGCTCACACGCATGCTCAAGCCGATCCTGGATGACCGCGACGGGTTCGAGGGCCTAAGCGTGGCCAACCTGGAGCAAGTCGAGGCCCTCTAG
- the argS gene encoding arginine--tRNA ligase, with protein sequence MQSMLHLKKLLEEAVTAMGLSLPQGVSLEPPKDIKFGDLATNAAMILAKQAGKPPREVAAELRERLLGSHPEIERIEVAGPGFLNFSFAPSFWQSILQDVLGQGDRFGALDVGQKKKVLVEYVSANPTGPLHLGHGRGAALGDSLVRVLRFAGFDVTTEFYINDAGRQMRLLGMSIWVRYQQAFNRDVELPEDSYRGEYIKDIAAEIAASHGSELLQVPEAQAMDVCREHGMLSILKWIKRDLNEFRVSHDIWFSERRLVDTGQVESTIKWLQDKGLAYEQEGALWFNSTRFGDDKDRVLRRSSGELTYFASDIAYHADKYSRGYDLLVDIWGADHHGYVPRMKAAAQALGKDADQLQVVLVQMVNILRGGEQISMSKRAGTFETLADVVKEVGVDSARFMFMTRKSDSHLDFDLELVKQQSMDNPVYYVQYAHARIRSVFRKAREQGLALQPTVDRSKLMALLDTPEDIQLLKLMDHFPDAVDAAAKSLSPHHISFFLRELAALLHRYYSVHKVLGAESSQLTLARLLLLDAVAQVLRNGLQLLGVNAPEQM encoded by the coding sequence ATGCAATCCATGCTGCACCTGAAGAAGTTGCTCGAAGAAGCCGTTACGGCCATGGGGCTCAGCCTGCCCCAAGGCGTCAGCCTTGAACCACCCAAGGACATCAAGTTCGGAGATCTGGCCACTAACGCGGCCATGATACTCGCCAAGCAAGCCGGCAAGCCTCCCCGGGAGGTGGCCGCCGAGTTGCGTGAGCGCCTTCTCGGCAGCCATCCCGAAATCGAGCGAATCGAGGTGGCCGGGCCCGGCTTCCTCAACTTTTCGTTTGCACCCTCCTTTTGGCAGTCGATCCTGCAGGATGTCCTGGGACAAGGCGACCGTTTCGGGGCACTGGACGTGGGCCAGAAAAAGAAAGTTCTAGTGGAGTATGTCTCGGCAAATCCGACAGGTCCCTTGCATCTCGGCCATGGCCGAGGAGCGGCCCTGGGCGACAGCCTGGTCCGGGTGCTGCGCTTTGCCGGCTTTGATGTGACCACCGAGTTCTACATCAACGACGCAGGCCGCCAAATGCGCCTGCTGGGCATGTCCATCTGGGTGCGCTATCAGCAGGCCTTTAACCGGGACGTCGAACTCCCGGAAGACAGCTATCGGGGCGAGTACATCAAGGACATCGCCGCCGAGATCGCGGCGAGCCACGGCAGCGAGCTCCTGCAGGTGCCCGAAGCCCAGGCCATGGATGTCTGCCGCGAGCACGGCATGCTGTCCATCCTCAAATGGATCAAGCGGGATCTCAATGAATTCCGGGTCAGCCATGACATCTGGTTCTCCGAAAGACGACTTGTGGACACCGGACAGGTGGAGTCCACGATCAAATGGCTCCAGGACAAGGGGTTGGCCTACGAGCAGGAAGGCGCCCTGTGGTTCAACTCCACGCGCTTCGGTGACGACAAGGACCGTGTACTGCGCCGGTCTTCTGGCGAGCTGACCTATTTCGCCTCGGATATCGCCTACCACGCCGATAAGTATTCTCGCGGCTACGACCTGTTGGTGGATATCTGGGGCGCGGACCATCATGGCTACGTGCCGCGCATGAAGGCCGCGGCGCAGGCCTTGGGCAAGGATGCCGATCAGTTGCAGGTAGTGCTCGTGCAGATGGTCAATATCCTGCGCGGCGGCGAGCAGATCTCCATGTCCAAGCGCGCCGGCACCTTCGAGACCCTGGCCGACGTGGTCAAGGAAGTCGGCGTGGACAGTGCGCGTTTCATGTTCATGACGCGCAAGAGCGACAGCCATCTGGACTTCGACCTGGAGCTGGTCAAGCAGCAGTCAATGGACAACCCGGTCTACTACGTACAATACGCCCATGCACGCATACGCTCGGTGTTCCGAAAGGCTCGCGAACAGGGTCTCGCTCTTCAGCCGACCGTCGATCGGAGCAAGCTGATGGCACTGCTCGACACTCCTGAAGACATCCAGCTCCTCAAGCTGATGGATCACTTCCCCGACGCAGTGGACGCCGCAGCCAAGTCGCTCAGCCCGCACCACATCAGCTTCTTCCTGCGAGAGTTGGCCGCGCTCTTGCACAGGTATTATTCAGTGCATAAGGTTCTCGGTGCGGAATCGTCGCAACTCACCCTGGCGAGATTACTGCTGCTCGACGCAGTGGCGCAAGTACTCAGAAACGGGTTGCAGCTGCTTGGCGTGAACGCTCCGGAACAGATGTAG
- a CDS encoding SPOR domain-containing protein — translation MATQEEGRFTLKALRRDGPPKKFTLELSLGGLVTLGVAVIIGLVWVFIFGIIVGRGYRPEQAVPEIAKIMPDSGRAPIAAEPPKVLQPEELNFHEALRRDPPVLPSEIAPMERAPERQATREAPIAIAPVPQTPAQDASAVKAPQSQWVYQAASFKDKGQAESLLRKIMAQGVATSLEKAPVNGVTWYRVLVTIKGTERDNEAALAELSKIGLPKPLLRKRNAL, via the coding sequence ATGGCCACACAAGAAGAAGGTAGATTCACACTCAAGGCCTTGCGACGCGATGGACCACCCAAAAAGTTCACCCTCGAGTTATCGCTTGGTGGGCTCGTCACATTGGGCGTGGCCGTAATCATCGGGCTAGTCTGGGTCTTCATCTTCGGCATCATTGTAGGCCGCGGCTACAGGCCGGAACAAGCCGTGCCCGAGATCGCCAAAATCATGCCCGACTCTGGACGCGCCCCTATCGCCGCCGAACCGCCCAAGGTGCTCCAGCCGGAGGAGCTTAATTTTCATGAGGCCCTGCGCCGAGACCCGCCTGTCCTTCCAAGCGAGATTGCGCCCATGGAGCGCGCGCCCGAACGGCAGGCAACCCGGGAGGCTCCGATAGCAATAGCCCCCGTGCCTCAAACGCCGGCCCAGGATGCTTCGGCCGTCAAAGCCCCACAAAGCCAATGGGTCTACCAGGCCGCATCCTTCAAGGATAAAGGCCAAGCCGAAAGCCTGCTGCGCAAAATCATGGCGCAGGGCGTTGCCACGAGTCTGGAGAAGGCTCCTGTCAACGGGGTTACCTGGTACCGTGTGCTCGTCACCATCAAGGGAACAGAGCGGGACAACGAAGCAGCCCTGGCCGAGCTGTCCAAGATCGGCTTGCCTAAGCCGCTGCTGCGCAAACGTAACGCTCTCTAA
- the rpsT gene encoding 30S ribosomal protein S20 yields the protein MANHKSAEKRHRQSLKANARNKAMKTRVRNAVKAVRTAVSEGNADQASVALTQATSILDTAAQKKVIHWRNAGRKVSRLSQAVNQLRSA from the coding sequence ATGGCAAACCACAAGTCCGCCGAGAAGAGGCATCGCCAGAGCCTCAAGGCCAATGCCCGGAACAAGGCTATGAAGACCCGCGTCAGGAACGCCGTCAAGGCCGTACGCACGGCCGTTTCCGAGGGCAACGCCGACCAGGCTTCCGTGGCCCTGACCCAGGCGACATCCATTCTGGACACGGCAGCCCAGAAGAAAGTCATCCACTGGCGCAATGCCGGCCGGAAGGTTTCCCGCCTGTCCCAGGCCGTCAACCAGCTCCGCTCCGCGTAG
- the glyS gene encoding glycine--tRNA ligase subunit beta, which produces MPQFVFEIGTEEMPARFVPALSSELAASLFSRLAEAKIDCGEIHTYGTPRRLVAMVADLAESQRSEVEEVTGPPARIAFDAEGKLTKAGLGFAGSQGVPPESLYTVETAKGAYLATKKATGGARSIDILPALCQAAVSALNFPKKMHWGSGDFTFGRPIRWIVAMLGSEIIRFSLAGVESSNLTWGHRVMGAGPFAIARAEDYQLVIREQGKVVLDPTRRLDIIRKLGNASAEAEGGSVVWKQSLLEEVVNLVEHPIPVLASFDKAYLELPREVLLTSMESHQKSFGVQGKDGKLLPFFLTVINLEPKDEDLVRKGWERVLKARLEDARFFWKGDLSRDFDYWCRKLDSVTFLGPLGSMGDKSRRLERLCGYLAQQTSPELLLDLSAAGLLAKCDLVTDMVGEFDTLQGIMGGIYARKKGKGETVAQAIAEQYLPTGPDSPTPQSLAGALLAMADKADTLAGTFGLDMVPTGAADPYALRRQALGICRIVIDHGLRLSLTDLLRTAHGVYGDVQWKLAPDESLRKLLDFFAQRIKAYFTAKGHETLVVEACLGAGIDDIWAFSRRLEALSEFSRGEGFEQAVLTFKRAANIIRKQGSEAGVALDGAYEKRLLESEHERELAQAIEAVSPRFDALWAQDDYASLMSLLAELRPYVDRFFDNVMVMAEDPALRLNRLNLLQRLVSMLGRLADFNALQV; this is translated from the coding sequence ATGCCCCAGTTCGTTTTCGAGATCGGGACCGAGGAAATGCCGGCGCGTTTCGTTCCCGCGCTGTCCAGCGAGCTTGCCGCCAGCTTGTTCTCCCGCTTGGCCGAGGCCAAGATCGATTGCGGCGAAATCCACACATATGGCACGCCCCGTCGCCTGGTGGCTATGGTGGCCGATTTGGCCGAGAGCCAGCGCAGCGAGGTGGAGGAGGTCACCGGACCTCCGGCGCGCATCGCCTTCGATGCCGAAGGCAAGCTGACCAAGGCCGGCCTTGGTTTTGCCGGCAGCCAAGGTGTGCCGCCCGAATCCCTATATACAGTGGAGACGGCCAAAGGCGCATATCTGGCGACTAAGAAGGCCACTGGCGGTGCTCGCAGCATCGACATCCTGCCCGCATTATGCCAGGCGGCAGTCTCCGCTCTGAACTTCCCCAAGAAAATGCATTGGGGTAGCGGCGATTTCACGTTCGGTAGGCCCATCCGCTGGATCGTGGCCATGCTCGGCTCGGAGATCATCCGTTTCTCCCTGGCAGGTGTTGAATCAAGCAATTTGACCTGGGGCCATCGTGTCATGGGCGCGGGTCCCTTCGCCATCGCCCGCGCTGAAGACTATCAGTTGGTCATCAGGGAACAGGGCAAGGTGGTCCTGGATCCGACCAGACGCCTGGATATCATTCGCAAGCTTGGTAATGCCTCGGCCGAGGCCGAGGGCGGCAGCGTGGTCTGGAAGCAGAGTCTGCTGGAGGAGGTGGTCAACCTCGTGGAGCACCCCATTCCTGTGCTGGCCTCCTTTGACAAGGCCTATCTGGAGTTGCCGCGCGAGGTGCTGCTGACGAGCATGGAGAGCCACCAGAAGAGCTTTGGCGTGCAGGGCAAAGATGGCAAGTTGTTGCCGTTCTTCCTTACGGTCATCAACCTGGAGCCCAAGGATGAAGACTTGGTGCGCAAGGGCTGGGAGCGCGTGCTCAAGGCTCGTCTGGAGGATGCCCGCTTCTTCTGGAAGGGTGACCTGTCCAGGGATTTTGATTACTGGTGCCGTAAGCTCGACAGCGTGACCTTCCTTGGCCCCCTGGGCAGCATGGGTGACAAGTCGCGCCGCCTGGAACGGTTGTGTGGATACCTTGCCCAGCAGACCAGCCCCGAGTTGCTGCTGGATTTGTCCGCGGCAGGCCTGCTTGCCAAGTGCGATCTGGTCACGGACATGGTGGGCGAGTTCGATACGCTCCAGGGCATCATGGGCGGCATTTACGCGCGCAAGAAGGGCAAAGGCGAAACCGTGGCCCAAGCCATAGCCGAGCAGTATCTGCCCACCGGGCCGGACAGCCCGACGCCGCAGAGTTTGGCCGGCGCGCTGCTGGCTATGGCCGACAAGGCCGATACCCTGGCCGGCACCTTCGGCTTAGACATGGTTCCCACGGGCGCGGCCGATCCCTATGCCCTGCGGCGTCAGGCCCTGGGCATCTGTCGTATCGTAATCGATCATGGGCTGCGCTTGAGCCTTACGGACCTTCTGCGCACGGCCCACGGCGTTTACGGCGATGTGCAATGGAAGCTTGCGCCTGACGAGTCCTTGCGCAAGCTGTTAGATTTCTTCGCCCAGCGCATTAAGGCGTACTTTACGGCCAAAGGGCACGAAACTCTGGTCGTGGAGGCCTGTCTGGGGGCCGGCATAGACGACATCTGGGCCTTTAGCCGCCGCCTGGAAGCATTAAGCGAGTTCAGCCGTGGAGAAGGTTTCGAGCAGGCTGTGCTGACCTTCAAGCGCGCAGCGAACATCATCCGAAAGCAGGGTTCCGAGGCTGGTGTGGCCTTGGACGGAGCCTACGAAAAGAGGCTGCTGGAGAGCGAGCACGAACGGGAGTTGGCTCAGGCTATCGAGGCCGTGAGCCCTCGCTTCGATGCCTTATGGGCTCAGGACGACTACGCTTCTCTCATGAGCCTGCTGGCCGAGCTACGACCTTATGTGGATCGTTTCTTCGATAACGTCATGGTCATGGCCGAGGATCCCGCTTTGCGCCTAAACCGCCTTAATCTGCTCCAGCGTCTAGTGTCCATGCTAGGCAGGTTGGCCGACTTCAACGCGCTTCAAGTGTAA